The following proteins are encoded in a genomic region of Candidatus Leptovillus gracilis:
- a CDS encoding WYL domain-containing protein has translation MNGLTFAEQRPSQIPIVVLDTETTGLKPYLGHRVVEIAAVRLEEWQRVAEFSRLIQPQRPMDQDAARVNGITDNDLIGQPIFADIAAELAAFLDGALLVAHNAAFDAGFVGQEFAIAGYAGHRLPGEPVLPQPWLCTLELARRHFYFGKNNLGHIARQLGVRVGRAHRALTDVYTTAEILKRMARDLEKKRLATVADLLHAQGGPIYTPPAPGTAVPPLIAQAIAQKQPLRIRYRSQSGEALRRISPRFVTEGEGAAYLIAYCHERQAQRTFRLDKIFDVELLG, from the coding sequence ATGAATGGATTGACGTTTGCTGAACAACGGCCGTCGCAAATCCCCATCGTCGTTTTAGACACCGAAACCACTGGCCTAAAACCTTACCTGGGCCACAGGGTGGTAGAAATCGCCGCCGTGCGCCTGGAAGAGTGGCAGCGAGTGGCCGAATTCAGCCGCCTCATTCAGCCGCAGCGGCCGATGGACCAGGACGCGGCGCGCGTCAACGGCATTACCGACAATGATCTGATCGGCCAGCCCATTTTTGCCGACATTGCCGCCGAGTTGGCCGCTTTTCTCGATGGCGCGCTGCTGGTGGCCCACAACGCCGCTTTTGACGCCGGATTTGTCGGCCAGGAGTTTGCCATTGCCGGATACGCCGGCCACCGTTTGCCAGGGGAGCCGGTGCTGCCGCAGCCCTGGTTGTGTACGCTGGAACTGGCGCGCCGCCACTTTTATTTTGGCAAAAACAACCTGGGGCACATTGCCCGCCAGTTGGGCGTGCGTGTGGGGCGCGCCCACCGGGCGCTGACAGACGTGTACACCACGGCCGAAATCCTAAAACGCATGGCCCGCGACCTGGAAAAGAAACGATTGGCAACGGTGGCCGATTTGCTGCACGCCCAGGGTGGCCCCATTTACACGCCGCCCGCGCCGGGAACGGCCGTGCCGCCGCTCATCGCCCAGGCTATCGCCCAGAAGCAACCGCTGCGCATCCGTTACCGCAGCCAGTCCGGCGAAGCGCTGCGGCGCATCAGCCCCAGGTTTGTCACCGAAGGCGAAGGAGCCGCCTACCTGATCGCCTACTGCCACGAGCGGCAGGCGCAGCGCACCTTCCGGCTGGACAAGATTTTTGATGTGGAATTGCTGGGGTAA
- a CDS encoding type II toxin-antitoxin system prevent-host-death family antitoxin → METIGVYEAKTHLPQLLERVSRGDRITITKHGVPVAVLQPYDPDKQINVAAVIAELRDFRAQNRLEDLTIRGMIEEGRR, encoded by the coding sequence ATGGAAACGATTGGCGTTTATGAGGCCAAAACCCATCTCCCCCAATTACTGGAACGTGTGTCCCGCGGTGACCGCATCACCATCACCAAACACGGCGTGCCTGTGGCCGTCTTGCAGCCTTACGATCCTGACAAACAAATCAACGTGGCCGCAGTCATCGCCGAGCTGCGCGATTTCCGCGCGCAAAATCGGCTGGAAGACCTGACCATCCGCGGCATGATCGAGGAAGGCCGGCGGTAA
- a CDS encoding rhomboid family intramembrane serine protease: MELISGIPNRFLIIGGLLLLIWGLRLVDGLAMGNRLNGRFAIQPRTSFRLAPFIVAPFLHKDFRHLISNTIPLAVLAYLVMLPNATAFWIVTPIVMLASGLGIWLFGKAGTGHVGASSLILGYFGYVLARGILLADFVSILIAVGVLVLGVLFYGAFGMIKQIVPGKQGISTTGHLFGFLGGVLAAWLVSLLVS; this comes from the coding sequence ATGGAACTGATTTCTGGCATACCCAATCGTTTTTTGATTATTGGTGGGCTGCTGTTATTGATCTGGGGGCTGCGGCTGGTAGATGGGTTGGCGATGGGGAACAGGCTGAACGGCCGTTTCGCCATCCAACCCCGCACCTCTTTCCGTTTAGCCCCATTTATCGTCGCCCCATTCCTACACAAAGATTTCCGCCACCTCATCAGCAACACCATCCCGCTGGCGGTGCTGGCCTATCTGGTCATGCTGCCCAACGCCACCGCCTTTTGGATCGTCACGCCCATCGTCATGCTCGCCAGCGGCCTGGGTATCTGGTTGTTCGGCAAAGCCGGCACCGGCCACGTAGGCGCCAGCAGCCTGATTCTGGGCTACTTCGGCTACGTCCTGGCCCGCGGGATTCTGTTGGCCGATTTTGTCTCTATCCTCATCGCCGTGGGTGTGTTGGTCTTAGGCGTCCTGTTTTACGGCGCGTTTGGCATGATCAAACAAATCGTCCCCGGCAAACAAGGCATTTCCACCACCGGCCATCTGTTTGGCTTTCTTGGCGGTGTGCTGGCCGCCTGGTTGGTCAGCTTGCTGGTAAGCTAG
- a CDS encoding BrnT family toxin, whose translation MFDFEFDNSKSETNLAKHGIDFNQAQLLWADADLLEIPARTQDEPRFLVIGKIHDKHWSAVITYRGTVIRLISVRRSRPEEVALYEG comes from the coding sequence ATGTTCGATTTTGAGTTTGATAATTCCAAGAGTGAAACCAATCTTGCCAAGCACGGCATTGACTTTAATCAGGCTCAACTATTATGGGCTGATGCCGATTTGCTGGAGATACCGGCCAGAACACAAGATGAACCGCGGTTTCTGGTGATTGGCAAAATTCATGATAAACATTGGTCGGCGGTTATTACCTATCGCGGGACAGTTATTCGCCTTATTTCAGTCAGGCGATCTCGACCGGAAGAGGTGGCTTTGTATGAAGGCTAA
- a CDS encoding type II toxin-antitoxin system VapC family toxin, whose protein sequence is MNPSFVVDNSIVMTWCFQDEANDYADAVLNSLTDAAAIVPSIWPLEVLNVLLVAERCQRLQQTDSARFLALLSQLPIVVDQSRLEGRMGELLALGRANQLSGYDASYLELAMRQGVPIATLDEKLIAAARSVAVPLFAV, encoded by the coding sequence ATGAACCCATCGTTTGTCGTGGACAACTCAATCGTGATGACCTGGTGTTTCCAGGACGAGGCGAACGATTATGCTGATGCCGTCCTGAACAGCCTGACAGATGCGGCGGCGATTGTGCCGTCCATCTGGCCGCTGGAAGTCCTCAATGTGCTGCTGGTCGCCGAGCGCTGTCAAAGGCTGCAACAGACGGATAGCGCGCGTTTTTTGGCTTTGTTGTCCCAACTCCCCATCGTCGTTGACCAGTCGCGCCTGGAAGGAAGAATGGGCGAGCTTTTAGCCCTGGGAAGGGCGAATCAGCTTTCGGGTTATGATGCCTCGTATTTGGAACTGGCCATGCGACAGGGAGTGCCTATTGCCACGTTAGATGAGAAGTTGATTGCCGCCGCAAGAAGTGTCGCTGTGCCTCTTTTCGCGGTGTAG
- a CDS encoding HAD-IA family hydrolase: MGYSAIIFDMDGLMVDTEPLARAVWAAIAARHGHVLHDDVYRQMIGQRTVESADLLLRHYDLPYTAVSLAAHKNDLFAIRRAQGVPPMPGLMELQTAVARRGIPWAVATSSPRRHAEEILAQLGLLAVCAAIAAGDEVAQGKPAPDIYLLAAQRLGVEPARCLALEDSTPGCRAAAAAGMKVVAVPNEETQTADFSFVHALYPSLHEVAQALDGLLVG, translated from the coding sequence ATGGGTTACAGCGCGATTATTTTTGACATGGATGGGCTGATGGTGGATACGGAGCCGTTGGCGCGGGCGGTTTGGGCGGCCATCGCTGCCCGGCATGGGCACGTATTACACGACGATGTATACCGCCAGATGATCGGCCAACGCACAGTGGAAAGCGCCGACCTGCTGCTGCGCCATTACGATTTGCCGTATACGGCCGTATCCCTGGCCGCCCACAAAAACGACCTGTTTGCCATCCGCCGGGCGCAGGGTGTGCCGCCAATGCCAGGGCTGATGGAGCTGCAAACGGCCGTTGCCCGGCGCGGCATCCCCTGGGCCGTCGCCACCTCCAGCCCACGCCGCCATGCGGAGGAAATTCTGGCGCAGTTGGGGCTGCTGGCGGTTTGCGCCGCCATCGCTGCTGGAGATGAGGTGGCGCAAGGCAAACCAGCGCCGGACATTTACCTGTTGGCGGCGCAGCGCCTGGGCGTGGAGCCGGCGCGCTGCCTGGCGCTGGAAGATTCAACGCCGGGCTGCCGGGCTGCCGCCGCCGCCGGGATGAAGGTGGTGGCGGTCCCCAATGAAGAGACGCAGACGGCCGATTTTAGCTTTGTCCATGCCCTGTATCCGTCGCTGCACGAAGTGGCGCAGGCGTTGGATGGGTTGTTGGTTGGGTGA
- a CDS encoding 8-oxoguanine deaminase has product MSTLLVKNTAVLVTLDDQRREIPNGGLYVVDNVIQQVGPTAALPATADTVLDLAGHVVLPGLVNTHHHLYQTLTRVLAQDADLFTWLKTLYPIWANLTDEAIYVSTLTGLAELALSGCTTSSDHLYIFPNDCTLDSQIRAAQEIGVRFHAARGSMSLGESKGGLPPDRVTEDEAFILKDSQRLIETYHDASRHAMMRIVLAPCSPFSVTPDLMRESARLARAYGVRLHTHLAETLEEEEFCLATFGHRPVPYVESLGWTGDDVWHAHCVHMSESEISLFGRTGTGVAHCPSSNMRLASGIARVPAMRRAGVPVGLGVDGSASNDGSHLFTEARQAMLLQRVAPDRYLSEAPGGRGGFGGKPDAMTAREALEIATRGGAAVLGRDDIGYLAPGMSADFIAVNMNQVAFAGAGHDPVAAMVLCQPPGVDWSVINGKVVVANGRLATINLPANLEKHNRIAAAMVRGE; this is encoded by the coding sequence ATGAGCACATTACTCGTCAAAAACACGGCCGTCCTCGTCACCCTGGACGACCAGCGCCGCGAAATCCCCAACGGCGGCCTCTATGTCGTTGACAACGTTATCCAACAAGTCGGCCCCACCGCCGCCCTGCCCGCCACCGCCGACACCGTACTCGACCTGGCCGGACACGTCGTCCTGCCCGGCCTCGTCAACACCCACCACCACCTCTACCAGACCCTCACCCGCGTCCTGGCCCAAGACGCCGACCTCTTCACCTGGCTCAAAACCCTCTACCCCATCTGGGCCAACCTCACCGACGAAGCCATCTACGTCAGCACCCTCACCGGGCTGGCCGAACTGGCCCTATCCGGCTGCACCACCAGCAGCGACCACCTCTACATCTTCCCCAACGACTGCACCCTGGACAGCCAGATTCGCGCCGCCCAAGAAATCGGCGTGCGCTTCCACGCCGCCCGCGGCTCCATGTCCCTCGGCGAAAGCAAAGGCGGCCTGCCGCCCGACCGCGTCACCGAAGACGAAGCCTTCATCCTCAAAGACAGCCAGCGCCTCATCGAAACCTACCACGACGCCAGCCGCCACGCCATGATGCGCATCGTCCTGGCCCCCTGCTCCCCCTTCTCTGTCACCCCCGACCTGATGCGCGAATCGGCCCGGCTGGCTCGCGCTTACGGCGTGCGCCTGCACACCCATCTGGCCGAAACGCTCGAAGAGGAAGAATTTTGCCTGGCAACCTTCGGCCATCGCCCCGTGCCCTACGTCGAATCGCTCGGCTGGACCGGCGATGACGTCTGGCACGCCCACTGCGTCCACATGAGCGAGTCAGAAATCAGCCTGTTTGGGCGGACGGGAACCGGCGTAGCCCACTGCCCCTCCAGCAACATGCGCCTCGCCAGCGGCATCGCCCGTGTGCCGGCCATGCGCCGCGCCGGTGTGCCGGTGGGCCTGGGCGTGGATGGCTCCGCCTCCAACGACGGCAGCCACCTGTTCACCGAAGCGCGGCAGGCCATGCTGCTCCAGCGTGTCGCCCCAGACCGCTACCTCAGCGAAGCGCCGGGCGGGCGCGGCGGCTTCGGCGGCAAACCAGATGCCATGACGGCCCGCGAAGCGCTGGAGATTGCCACCCGCGGCGGCGCGGCCGTGCTGGGCCGCGACGACATCGGCTACCTGGCCCCCGGCATGAGCGCCGACTTCATCGCCGTGAACATGAATCAGGTGGCCTTCGCCGGCGCAGGCCACGACCCGGTCGCCGCAATGGTCCTGTGCCAGCCGCCCGGCGTGGATTGGTCGGTGATTAACGGCAAAGTGGTGGTGGCAAACGGCCGTCTCGCCACCATCAACCTGCCCGCTAACCTGGAAAAACACAACCGCATCGCTGCCGCCATGGTGCGCGGCGAGTAG
- a CDS encoding FHA domain-containing protein produces MTNKLKRMRWLLLFCLWTATSASAQPTPTAVLRVTAVNDSQFPLVTLNVLTIAPPGGPIADLTGLSLRENGIPVAYELGSAPVGVDVLFVVDANATMLEVDDDSGQTRWQKIQDTIGRFATEFMDPTGLDRVTVVLPDEVGANGRFLITNESDPTAVAAAVRAVEPVLVNPTPLDAMMRQAIEQAAGQVDDGRYQAILLLTDAGQIQAQLAFDALTQQAQAIQLPLFVAILGARADADELFRANRLSGPTLATTVHVPLPEAADPIYDIWAQQRRQLQLRYESLQRQSGQYPISLNLGEVRALTSLDLVLLPPEVAIAPFEPLIRRTGAAPDTPLAELQPQRQPLPLVITWPDGKPRRLLALTWTVNGWPQPAPQSLTPDADGRLLLDWDARSAAAGAYEVVVQVGDEFGLTAVSPPVTLTVVEERPLPPTPTPTPAPTPTPPPVISTIPGAKLASQPGLWLLLVVGLAAAGWLWQRQRRAQKANNAAALPDPDDAAADETPVADAKPLVAVLEPFLGDAGVDGPIPLTGSVSIGRDTTADLVLPDASVARLHARILQQGDEYWLYDEGSAVGTFHNYGRVGLAPQRLQDGDQIGLGRVQFRFRLRPGKIDDWS; encoded by the coding sequence TTGACAAACAAACTGAAAAGGATGCGCTGGTTGTTGTTGTTTTGTTTGTGGACGGCGACTAGTGCGTCGGCCCAGCCCACCCCAACGGCCGTGCTGCGCGTGACGGCCGTCAACGACAGCCAATTCCCGTTGGTGACCTTAAACGTCCTCACCATCGCCCCACCCGGCGGACCAATCGCCGACCTGACCGGCCTGAGCCTGCGTGAAAATGGCATTCCGGTGGCCTATGAGTTGGGCAGCGCGCCCGTCGGTGTGGACGTGCTGTTTGTGGTAGACGCCAACGCCACGATGCTGGAGGTGGACGACGACAGCGGCCAGACGCGCTGGCAAAAAATCCAGGACACCATCGGCCGTTTTGCCACAGAGTTTATGGACCCGACCGGCCTGGATCGGGTGACGGTTGTGCTGCCGGACGAAGTGGGAGCAAACGGCCGTTTCCTCATCACCAACGAAAGCGACCCTACGGCCGTTGCGGCGGCTGTCCGGGCGGTAGAGCCGGTGCTGGTCAATCCCACGCCGCTGGACGCCATGATGCGCCAGGCCATTGAACAGGCGGCCGGGCAGGTGGATGACGGCCGTTACCAGGCCATCCTGCTGCTGACCGACGCCGGGCAAATCCAGGCGCAGTTGGCTTTTGATGCCCTGACGCAGCAGGCGCAGGCCATCCAGCTGCCCTTGTTTGTCGCCATTTTAGGCGCGCGCGCCGACGCCGATGAACTGTTCCGCGCCAACCGCCTGTCGGGGCCAACCCTGGCGACCACCGTCCACGTCCCCCTGCCGGAGGCGGCCGACCCCATCTACGACATTTGGGCGCAGCAGCGCCGCCAGTTGCAGCTTCGGTACGAATCGTTGCAGCGGCAGAGCGGCCAATATCCCATCTCGCTGAACCTGGGCGAAGTGCGCGCCCTGACCAGCCTGGACCTGGTTTTATTGCCGCCGGAAGTGGCGATTGCGCCGTTTGAGCCGTTGATTCGGCGCACCGGCGCTGCGCCAGACACACCGCTGGCCGAGCTGCAGCCGCAGCGCCAACCGCTGCCGCTCGTCATCACCTGGCCCGATGGTAAACCGCGCCGTCTGCTGGCGCTGACCTGGACGGTGAACGGCTGGCCACAGCCCGCGCCACAATCGCTGACGCCGGACGCCGACGGCCGTTTGCTGCTGGATTGGGACGCCCGTTCGGCGGCGGCTGGCGCCTATGAGGTGGTCGTGCAGGTGGGTGACGAATTTGGCCTGACGGCGGTCAGCCCACCGGTGACTTTGACGGTGGTCGAGGAACGGCCGCTGCCCCCCACGCCCACCCCCACCCCAGCGCCGACGCCGACTCCGCCGCCGGTCATTTCGACCATTCCTGGCGCTAAACTGGCGTCGCAGCCAGGGCTGTGGCTGCTGTTGGTCGTCGGGTTGGCGGCGGCTGGCTGGCTGTGGCAGCGCCAACGCCGCGCCCAAAAGGCCAACAATGCCGCCGCGCTGCCAGACCCAGACGACGCCGCGGCCGACGAGACGCCTGTGGCCGACGCGAAGCCGCTGGTGGCCGTGTTGGAACCGTTCCTGGGCGATGCCGGCGTAGATGGCCCCATCCCCCTGACCGGCAGTGTGAGCATCGGCCGAGACACCACCGCCGACCTGGTTCTGCCTGATGCCAGCGTCGCCCGGCTTCATGCGCGTATCTTGCAGCAGGGTGATGAGTATTGGTTGTATGACGAGGGCAGCGCCGTTGGCACGTTCCATAATTACGGCCGTGTTGGTCTGGCGCCCCAACGGCTGCAAGATGGCGACCAGATTGGCCTGGGGCGGGTGCAGTTTCGTTTCCGCCTACGCCCAGGCAAGATTGACGATTGGTCCTGA
- a CDS encoding sugar transferase, whose amino-acid sequence MFRRFGINFAILSMVLDGLLTFLALLCAVWLRPFLLQLPLLVALNDVELPLALYIIIPVLWVIVFLGASVYDSKRTYKVVDELQHVTLASAFAALVVAGLLYLAFRDVSRWLFITFVVINAAALLGWRIATRLLYKMGRVRDVEQRVLIVGAGEVGQRVGKMIETYTLTGLRLVGYLDDDTGKQADDLSILGEIQDACQVVQQNRIDDVVIALPRRAYGQVNKLVLELSQAPVRLRVVPDYFSLTLYRATVDDFGGIPMINLRDPALNDFQRLIKRLFDLTIGGVMTLLLLPVMGLIALLVRLDSVGPVIFRQERVGENGRLFAMYKFRTMVDGAEAMQTAVNQTNGNGQMIHKQPNDPRVTRVGRFLRQSSLDELPQLVNVLKGEMSLVGPRPEMPWMLTEYEPWQHKRFAVPQGMTGWWQVNGRANKPMHLHSEDDIYYVQNYSLWMDFYILFKTPWVVLRGKGAF is encoded by the coding sequence ATGTTTCGGCGCTTTGGAATTAACTTCGCCATCTTGTCTATGGTGTTGGATGGCCTGTTGACATTTTTGGCTTTGCTGTGCGCCGTTTGGCTGCGCCCTTTTTTGCTGCAACTACCCTTGCTGGTTGCCCTCAACGACGTTGAACTGCCGCTGGCCCTGTATATTATTATTCCCGTGTTGTGGGTCATTGTGTTTTTGGGGGCTTCTGTATACGATTCGAAGCGCACTTACAAAGTTGTTGACGAATTGCAGCATGTAACCTTAGCCAGCGCCTTCGCCGCTTTGGTGGTGGCCGGGCTGCTTTATCTGGCGTTTCGGGACGTTTCGCGCTGGTTGTTTATTACCTTTGTGGTCATCAATGCCGCGGCTTTGTTAGGCTGGCGTATTGCCACCCGCTTGTTGTATAAGATGGGGCGCGTGCGCGATGTGGAACAGCGTGTCCTGATTGTGGGGGCCGGGGAAGTGGGCCAGCGCGTAGGCAAGATGATCGAAACGTACACGCTGACCGGCCTGCGACTGGTTGGCTATTTGGACGATGATACTGGCAAACAGGCGGATGATCTGTCTATTTTGGGCGAGATTCAAGATGCCTGCCAGGTGGTGCAGCAGAATCGCATTGATGATGTCGTTATTGCTTTGCCGCGGCGCGCGTATGGGCAGGTGAATAAGCTCGTGTTGGAGTTAAGCCAGGCCCCGGTGCGGCTGCGTGTTGTGCCGGATTATTTCAGCCTGACGTTGTACCGGGCGACGGTGGATGATTTTGGCGGCATCCCGATGATTAATTTGCGCGACCCGGCTTTGAATGATTTCCAACGGCTGATCAAGCGATTATTTGATCTGACAATAGGCGGCGTGATGACGCTGCTGCTGCTGCCAGTGATGGGGCTGATTGCTTTGTTGGTGCGTCTGGACTCGGTGGGACCTGTTATTTTTCGGCAGGAACGGGTGGGGGAGAACGGCCGTCTCTTTGCCATGTACAAGTTCCGCACAATGGTAGACGGGGCCGAAGCCATGCAAACGGCCGTTAACCAGACCAATGGCAATGGTCAGATGATCCACAAGCAGCCCAATGATCCACGAGTGACGCGGGTGGGGCGCTTTTTGCGCCAATCCAGCCTGGACGAACTGCCGCAGTTAGTTAACGTGTTGAAGGGCGAGATGAGTCTGGTGGGGCCGCGCCCGGAAATGCCCTGGATGCTGACAGAGTATGAACCGTGGCAGCACAAACGCTTTGCCGTACCCCAGGGTATGACCGGCTGGTGGCAGGTGAACGGCCGTGCCAACAAACCGATGCACCTGCATTCTGAAGACGACATCTACTACGTGCAAAACTACTCGCTGTGGATGGACTTCTACATCCTGTTTAAAACGCCCTGGGTCGTCCTACGCGGCAAAGGCGCCTTCTAA
- a CDS encoding FHA domain-containing protein → MMPQTNRKRPFLLLLLILLLAGLSGATARAQGTTPAPPRLRITASDTTSPPSIELQAYGINSDGTAVPLSASNVLISHDGQAMTPEVAGTRSVGTLTIFLVDIPTGVADQIPAIQDAILQFASAPTMQEGTDYLAVYKVGETEPSQLLAPTNFHNSVRNLFATPLAADTGATALIDSAMSLLNETESLKPDPAMVASLVIVSDGTDAVSKQYADVDVAPHAASLGIPVHTIWLTNTDLPPVGQDIGQNYLSSVSAGSRGMAARLENAGELPPLWQRIASFRDQTRLRYVVANPGGAAQVILSLADNPEARAETTVEISSSVPSIVINLPPESRVLTLPSLDDPVTLRFTTAVSWLDGVSRSVQAAQLIVNSAVVQDIPVANLSSFEAEINNLVYGDNTVQVAILDEQGIPVTSPPIVLTVQQGSRSIPDELAAGSSLGSVLRTLVILILVVALVGGLIFLARRQGWLNRLARPSRAAGPRDRRERPATAAYDQPLSDSAEPVVTSTEPIAYLEILGSVTRMPDYLSLNTNVIKLGRSPAQSDVAFENDITVSRLHATLHLEGAHFRIFDERSTSGTWVNEQQVPEYGIQLMDGDEIHLGAVHLRYREA, encoded by the coding sequence ATGATGCCCCAAACGAATCGGAAACGGCCGTTTTTACTCCTTCTTCTTATCCTGCTCCTTGCCGGGCTAAGCGGGGCCACGGCGCGAGCGCAGGGAACCACCCCCGCGCCACCCCGCCTGCGCATCACCGCCAGCGACACCACCAGCCCGCCCAGCATCGAGCTGCAAGCCTACGGTATCAACAGCGATGGCACGGCCGTACCGCTGTCGGCCAGTAATGTGCTTATTTCCCATGATGGGCAAGCCATGACGCCAGAAGTGGCCGGGACCAGGAGCGTCGGCACGCTGACCATCTTTTTGGTAGACATTCCCACCGGCGTCGCCGACCAGATTCCCGCCATTCAAGACGCCATCCTGCAATTTGCCAGCGCCCCCACCATGCAAGAAGGGACCGATTACCTGGCCGTCTATAAAGTGGGTGAAACCGAACCGAGCCAACTGCTGGCTCCCACCAACTTCCACAACAGCGTGCGCAACCTGTTCGCCACCCCCCTCGCCGCCGACACCGGCGCAACAGCGCTGATAGACAGCGCCATGTCGCTGCTGAACGAGACGGAGAGTCTAAAACCAGACCCGGCGATGGTGGCCTCACTGGTGATTGTGTCTGATGGCACAGACGCTGTCAGCAAGCAGTACGCCGACGTGGACGTGGCCCCCCACGCCGCCAGCCTGGGCATCCCCGTGCATACCATCTGGCTGACCAACACCGATCTACCGCCGGTGGGCCAGGACATCGGCCAAAATTACCTGAGCAGCGTCTCGGCCGGTTCGCGGGGCATGGCGGCGCGGTTGGAAAACGCGGGCGAACTGCCTCCCTTGTGGCAGCGCATCGCCAGCTTCCGCGACCAGACGCGGCTGCGCTACGTGGTGGCAAACCCTGGCGGCGCGGCGCAGGTGATCCTCAGTCTGGCCGACAACCCGGAAGCGCGCGCCGAGACAACAGTGGAAATTTCCAGCAGCGTGCCGAGCATTGTGATCAACTTGCCGCCGGAAAGCCGCGTATTGACCCTGCCCAGCCTGGATGATCCGGTGACGCTGCGATTTACAACGGCCGTTTCCTGGCTAGATGGCGTGTCGCGCAGCGTGCAGGCGGCCCAACTCATCGTCAACAGCGCCGTCGTCCAAGACATCCCCGTCGCCAATCTCTCCTCCTTTGAGGCCGAAATCAACAACCTGGTCTATGGCGATAACACCGTCCAGGTTGCCATCCTGGACGAGCAGGGCATCCCCGTTACCAGCCCGCCCATCGTGCTGACGGTGCAGCAAGGCAGCCGCTCCATCCCCGATGAATTGGCTGCCGGCAGCAGCCTGGGCAGCGTTCTCAGGACGCTGGTCATTCTAATTCTGGTGGTCGCCCTCGTCGGCGGGCTGATTTTCCTGGCGCGCCGCCAGGGGTGGTTGAACCGGTTGGCGCGGCCATCCCGCGCAGCCGGCCCGCGTGACCGCCGTGAAAGACCAGCCACCGCTGCTTACGATCAGCCCCTAAGCGATTCGGCCGAACCGGTTGTCACCTCCACCGAACCTATCGCCTATCTGGAAATTCTGGGTTCAGTGACGCGCATGCCCGATTATCTGTCCCTCAATACAAACGTGATCAAACTCGGCCGTTCACCCGCCCAGTCAGACGTGGCCTTTGAAAACGACATCACCGTCTCCCGGCTGCACGCCACGCTGCACCTGGAAGGGGCGCACTTCCGCATCTTTGACGAACGTTCCACCAGCGGCACCTGGGTGAACGAGCAGCAAGTGCCGGAATACGGCATTCAACTCATGGATGGCGACGAAATTCATCTGGGGGCCGTCCACCTGCGTTACCGCGAGGCATAA
- a CDS encoding NUDIX domain-containing protein, whose product MQVGANGIVINEYGEVLLIRRDDTRTFAPPGGGVHADELPTENVIHEVEEETGLKVLPVRLVGVYHFDWQKEGNLDFIFRCLPRGGQLTTSAESPQVGFFPTNRLPTPIAPAHRERLERSFAHGGGPPYWGVQKLDPVSRLGKFLVRQILYPWRDWNRKRRGEPTHVYPPIWKLAAFTIIRNDDGAVLWVKRTDQDVWNLPGGGGHFNEAPWDTAVRETREETGLLVHLTDLTGVYVKPDTLQMILAFTAVPISGQLTTGPEAAEFAYCMSGSEPANSLPLHVERVADALGPYEGVIFRRQG is encoded by the coding sequence ATGCAAGTTGGCGCAAATGGCATCGTCATAAACGAATACGGCGAAGTACTGCTCATCCGCCGCGACGATACGCGCACCTTCGCCCCGCCCGGCGGCGGCGTCCACGCCGACGAACTGCCCACGGAAAACGTCATCCACGAGGTGGAAGAGGAGACCGGGCTGAAGGTGCTGCCGGTGCGACTGGTCGGCGTCTACCATTTTGACTGGCAAAAAGAAGGCAACCTGGATTTTATCTTCCGCTGCCTGCCACGAGGCGGCCAACTGACCACCTCGGCAGAATCGCCGCAGGTAGGCTTTTTCCCGACGAACCGGCTGCCCACGCCCATCGCCCCGGCGCACCGTGAACGGTTGGAACGCAGCTTTGCCCATGGCGGCGGCCCGCCTTATTGGGGCGTGCAGAAGTTGGACCCGGTGTCGCGGCTGGGCAAATTTTTGGTACGGCAAATTTTGTACCCATGGCGCGATTGGAACCGCAAACGGCGCGGCGAACCGACCCACGTCTACCCGCCCATCTGGAAGCTGGCCGCGTTTACCATCATCCGCAATGATGACGGGGCGGTGTTGTGGGTGAAGCGCACCGACCAGGATGTGTGGAACCTGCCGGGCGGTGGGGGCCACTTTAACGAAGCGCCCTGGGATACGGCCGTGCGCGAAACCCGCGAAGAAACCGGCCTGCTCGTCCACCTGACCGACCTGACAGGGGTTTATGTGAAGCCAGATACGCTGCAAATGATTTTGGCTTTTACGGCCGTACCCATCTCCGGCCAGCTTACCACCGGGCCGGAAGCGGCCGAATTTGCCTACTGTATGTCGGGTTCTGAACCGGCCAACAGCCTGCCGCTGCATGTGGAGCGCGTCGCCGACGCGCTTGGACCCTATGAGGGCGTCATTTTTCGGCGGCAGGGGTGA